The following proteins are encoded in a genomic region of Sebastes fasciatus isolate fSebFas1 chromosome 14, fSebFas1.pri, whole genome shotgun sequence:
- the LOC141782246 gene encoding trace amine-associated receptor 7e-like isoform X1, with translation MEVEDGAELCFPQLLNTSCKKPTSPWTEAVILQTLLSTISLLTVALNLLVIISVSHFRQLHTPTNILLLSLAVSDFLVGLLVMPVEILRKTSCWFLGDIMCSLSKYVSFIINSASVGVMVLISVDRYIAICDPLHYTTRITVNRVKLCVCLCWLCSVSYCNLFVKYGLTQPGRSKSCYGECVVVIDFIAGFVDLVFNFLVPVTVIIVLNMRVFAVAASQARAMRSHIAAVTLRLSVAQTANKSELKAARTLGVLVVVFLMCFCPIYCDLLIGENLTNASYTSLLVFLFYVNSCLNPVIYAFFYSWFRKAVKLIVTLQILQPGSCEANVL, from the exons ATGGAGGTTGAGGACGGAGCAGAGCTCTGCTTTCCACAACTCCTGAACACCTCCTGTAAGAAGCCCACCTCTCCTTGGACCGAAGCTGTGATCCTTCAGACTTTGCTGTCCACCATCTCTCTGCTCACTGTAGCTCTCAACCTGCTTGTCATCATCTCAGTCTCACACTTCAG GCAGCTCCACACTCCCAccaacatcctcctcctctctctggctgtctCAGACTTTCTCGTGGGCCTCCTGGTGATGCCGGTAGAAATCCTCCGAAAAACATCCTGCTGGTTTCTTGGTGACATCATGTGTTCTTTGTCTAAGTATGTGTCCTTCATCATTAACTCTGCATCAGTAGGCGTCATGGTGCTCATATCAGTCGACCGTTATATTGCTATTTGTGACCCTCTGCATTACACCACCAGAATCACTGTGAATAGAGTGAaactctgtgtttgtctgtgttggcTCTGTTCTGTTTCCTACTGCAATCTCTTTGTAAAGTATGGCCTGACTCAACCAGGCAGGTCTAAATCCTGCTACGGAGAGTGTGTGGTTGTCATTGACTTTATTGCAGGATTTGTTGACCTTGTGTTCAACTTCCTTGTTCCAGTCACTGTCATCATCGTTCTGAATATGAGAGTATTTGCTGTGGCTGCGTCTCAGGCTCGTGCCATGCGCTCTCACATTGCAGCTGTCACACTCCGGCTTTCAGTGGCTCAAACAGCAAACAAATCTGAGTTGAAAGCAGCCAGGACTCTTGGTGTTCTTGTAGTTGTGTTTCTCATGTGTTTCTGCCCAATATACTGTGACCTGCTTATAGGTGAAAACTTGACCAATGCTTCATACACATCACTTCTGGTCTTTCTGTTCTATGTTAACTCATGTCTAAACCCTGTGATCTATGCCTTCTTTTACTCCTGGTTTAGAAAAGCAGTTAAACTCATTGTCACTCTTCAGATACTGCAGCCTGGCTCCTGTGAGGCCAACGTACTGTAG
- the LOC141782042 gene encoding trace amine-associated receptor 5-like — MKQLHTPTNILLLSLAVSDFLVGLLLMPGELIRKTSCWFFGDIMCSLYKYLSYIITFASVGVMVLISVDRYVAICDPLHYTSRITVNRVKLFVCLCWLCSVCYGSLVVKDDLTQPGRYHSCYGECLFVIDFIAGTVDLVLTFIVPVTVIVVLNVRVFAVAVSQARAMRSHIVAVTLPLSVTQTANKSELKAARTLGVLVVVFLICFCPYYCFTLASENMTNSSNVFFVLFLFFFNSCLNPVIYALFYSWFRKAVKLIVTLQILQPGSREANVL; from the exons ATGAA GCAGCTCCACACTCCCAccaacatcctcctcctctctctggctgtctCAGACTTTCTCGTGGGCCTCCTGCTGATGCCGGGAGAACTCATTCGAAAAACATCCTGCTGGTTTTTTGGTGACATCATGTGTTCTCTTTATAAGTATTTGTCCTACATCATTACTTTTGCATCAGTAGGAGTCATGGTGCTCATATCAGTTGACCGTTATGTTGCTATTTGTGACCCTCTGCATTACACCTCCAGAATTACTGTGAATAGAGTGAAActctttgtttgtctgtgttggcTCTGTTCCGTTTGCTACGGCAGTCTCGTTGTGAAGGATGACCTGACTCAACCAGGCAGGTATCATTCCTGCTATGGAGAGTGTTTGTTTGTCATTGACTTTATTGCAGGAACTGTTGACCTTGTGTTAACCTTTATTGTTCCAGTTACTGTCATCGTAGTTCTGAATGTGAGAGTATTTGCTGTGGCTGTGTCTCAGGCTCGTGCCATGCGCTCTCACATTGTAGCTGTCACACTCCCGCTTTCAGTGACTCAAACAGCAAACAAATCTGAGTTGAAAGCAGCCAGGACTCTTGGTGTTCTTGTAGTTGTGTTTCTAATCTGTTTCTGTCCATACTACTGTTTCACTCTTGCAAGTGAAAACATGACCAATTCTTCAAATGTATTCTTTGTGCTGTTTCTGTTCTTTTTTAACTCATGTTTAAACCCTGTGATCTATGCCTTGTTTTACTCCTGGTTTAGAAAAGCAGTTAAACTCATTGTCACTCTTCAGATACTGCAGCCTGGCTCCCGTGAGGCCAACGTACTTTAG
- the LOC141782246 gene encoding trace amine-associated receptor 7e-like isoform X2, protein MEVFRPILDLCVLNVHYHEVVTGTGSTRQLHTPTNILLLSLAVSDFLVGLLVMPVEILRKTSCWFLGDIMCSLSKYVSFIINSASVGVMVLISVDRYIAICDPLHYTTRITVNRVKLCVCLCWLCSVSYCNLFVKYGLTQPGRSKSCYGECVVVIDFIAGFVDLVFNFLVPVTVIIVLNMRVFAVAASQARAMRSHIAAVTLRLSVAQTANKSELKAARTLGVLVVVFLMCFCPIYCDLLIGENLTNASYTSLLVFLFYVNSCLNPVIYAFFYSWFRKAVKLIVTLQILQPGSCEANVL, encoded by the exons ATGGAAGTTTTCAGACCCATTTTGGATCTCTGCGTCCTAAACGTGCATTACCATGAAGTCGTTACTGGAACTGGTTCAACCAG GCAGCTCCACACTCCCAccaacatcctcctcctctctctggctgtctCAGACTTTCTCGTGGGCCTCCTGGTGATGCCGGTAGAAATCCTCCGAAAAACATCCTGCTGGTTTCTTGGTGACATCATGTGTTCTTTGTCTAAGTATGTGTCCTTCATCATTAACTCTGCATCAGTAGGCGTCATGGTGCTCATATCAGTCGACCGTTATATTGCTATTTGTGACCCTCTGCATTACACCACCAGAATCACTGTGAATAGAGTGAaactctgtgtttgtctgtgttggcTCTGTTCTGTTTCCTACTGCAATCTCTTTGTAAAGTATGGCCTGACTCAACCAGGCAGGTCTAAATCCTGCTACGGAGAGTGTGTGGTTGTCATTGACTTTATTGCAGGATTTGTTGACCTTGTGTTCAACTTCCTTGTTCCAGTCACTGTCATCATCGTTCTGAATATGAGAGTATTTGCTGTGGCTGCGTCTCAGGCTCGTGCCATGCGCTCTCACATTGCAGCTGTCACACTCCGGCTTTCAGTGGCTCAAACAGCAAACAAATCTGAGTTGAAAGCAGCCAGGACTCTTGGTGTTCTTGTAGTTGTGTTTCTCATGTGTTTCTGCCCAATATACTGTGACCTGCTTATAGGTGAAAACTTGACCAATGCTTCATACACATCACTTCTGGTCTTTCTGTTCTATGTTAACTCATGTCTAAACCCTGTGATCTATGCCTTCTTTTACTCCTGGTTTAGAAAAGCAGTTAAACTCATTGTCACTCTTCAGATACTGCAGCCTGGCTCCTGTGAGGCCAACGTACTGTAG